In one window of bacterium DNA:
- a CDS encoding FAD-dependent oxidoreductase: protein MSQGTVIIGGGLAGLSAAWHLGRAATVLEAAPTVGGLCRSYTRDGYTFDISGHLLHFRQPPIRRFVGSLVPGALARHRRRAMVRSGRRWVHYPFQAHLFELPARVRDECLRGFFRAAGEKAAGAVAPADFEGWLRFHFGDGIVRHFLGPYNRKMWRVPLKRIDPAWAAWAVPVPTAAQIQEAARPGADLRLGYNTVFEYPREGGIGVLAAALARGNFGLHLGEKVVRVDLGRRRVETLSGRTWDFERLVSTAPLPELVRMSDGLPPAVAAAAEKLRCVRICVANVGLARPARTDAHWCYFPDPAYPFYRVGVSTNFAPANAPAGHHALYVEATLPFGARAGCQELWPRIRRGLERAGFLEPGEEPATLDLIHVPYAYVLYDRHRARVLPGIHAALAERGVHSIGRYGAWEYSAMEDALAQGREAARTIAAGPA from the coding sequence GTGAGTCAGGGGACAGTCATCATCGGCGGAGGGCTCGCGGGGCTCTCCGCCGCCTGGCACCTCGGGCGGGCGGCGACGGTGCTGGAGGCGGCGCCGACCGTCGGCGGTCTGTGCCGTTCGTACACCCGCGACGGCTACACCTTCGATATCTCGGGGCACCTGCTGCACTTCCGCCAGCCGCCGATCCGCCGCTTCGTCGGCTCGCTCGTCCCCGGCGCGCTCGCCCGCCACCGCCGCCGCGCGATGGTGCGCTCGGGCCGGCGCTGGGTGCACTACCCCTTCCAGGCGCACCTCTTCGAGCTGCCGGCGCGGGTCCGCGACGAGTGCCTGCGCGGCTTCTTCCGCGCGGCCGGCGAGAAGGCGGCGGGGGCGGTCGCCCCGGCGGACTTCGAGGGCTGGCTGCGCTTCCACTTCGGCGACGGCATCGTCCGGCACTTCCTCGGCCCCTACAACCGCAAGATGTGGCGCGTGCCGCTCAAGCGCATCGACCCCGCGTGGGCGGCGTGGGCCGTCCCGGTGCCGACGGCGGCGCAGATCCAGGAAGCGGCGCGGCCGGGCGCCGACCTGCGCCTCGGCTACAACACGGTCTTCGAGTACCCGCGCGAGGGCGGGATCGGCGTGCTCGCCGCGGCGCTCGCCCGGGGCAACTTCGGGCTGCACCTCGGCGAGAAGGTGGTGCGCGTCGACCTGGGGCGGCGCCGCGTCGAGACGCTGTCGGGGCGCACGTGGGACTTCGAGCGGCTCGTGTCGACGGCGCCGCTGCCGGAGCTGGTGCGCATGAGCGACGGCCTGCCGCCGGCCGTTGCCGCCGCCGCCGAGAAACTGCGCTGCGTGCGGATCTGCGTCGCGAACGTCGGGCTGGCGCGGCCGGCCCGCACCGACGCGCACTGGTGCTACTTCCCCGACCCGGCGTACCCCTTCTACCGCGTCGGGGTCTCGACGAACTTCGCGCCGGCGAACGCCCCGGCCGGCCACCACGCGCTCTACGTGGAGGCGACGCTGCCGTTCGGCGCCCGCGCGGGCTGCCAGGAGCTGTGGCCGCGCATCCGCCGGGGACTGGAGCGCGCGGGCTTCCTCGAGCCCGGCGAGGAGCCGGCGACGCTGGACCTCATCCACGTCCCCTACGCGTACGTCCTCTACGACCGCCACCGGGCGCGAGTGCTCCCCGGAATCCACGCGGCGCTGGCGGAGCGCGGCGTCCACTCGATCGGGCGCTACGGCGCCTGGGAGTACTCCGCGATGGAGGACGCGCTCGCGCAGGGGCGCGAGGCCGCGCGGACTATCGCCGCCGGCCCGGCATGA